From the Mesotoga prima MesG1.Ag.4.2 genome, the window GAAATCTCTACAGCAATCGTTGCTGGAGTACTTCTGGGAATGACAATAGATTACGCAATCCATTTGATCAACAGATTCATGGACACCAAAGACATCTACAGGGCGAGAGAGGAAGTCAGACCAGCGATACTCTCAAACACGATAGCTCTCGCTGCGGGATTCGCCTCGCTCCTGTTTGCACCGTTGAGACTCTTCTCTGGACTCGGACTTCTGCTTGCGATCGGAATGCTTACCGGAGCCATAGTAACTCTCACGATAATACCAAAAATCGTCAGCAAATGGAAGATGTCCACTCATTCATAACTCGCTTATAAAGAGATAGAAAAGTCTGTCCGAGCCTTTGACAGAGGCCTGTCATCCCGTAATGCTCCTGTACGGGATCTCCCATCAAAGACTCGCTTTTCGCTGAACGCTAATCGCTGTAAGCGAAAATAGGGACTGACCGGATCGTGTGGTCTGTCCCTTTTTCGCGAGGGATAGGGATCCTGACCAGGAGCATTGTCAGGATGACGTTTAAGGGTGCCATCCCGTGATTCCCCCTTGCTGTCATCCCGTAGTGCTCCTATACGGGATCTCCCATCAAAGACCCGCTTTACGCTGATCGCTAATCGCTGCGAGCGAAAAATAGGGACTGACCGGCTCCTATGGTCTGTTGTAGATATATAAGCTATGACTTGAATTCTAAGGAATGATTTAACTACAATGATGGTGGCAGTCAGGGAGAAGGTAGAGACTTCATGTCTATCAGCCTTCCTTATGAAGGAAGAGCTACGTAGGGACAGCACTTGCTTTCTTCCTGGGAGTACTTCAGGTTCAATGATAAGTTCATCCGGGGAAAGATCCTCAGGAACGCTACAACAGGGAAATCGGTACTCGTAGACTGCTAATCCATTTATTGCGAGGTGTTGGTGAGATGAAAGAGCAAAGCGGTATGATCGTAGGTATTGACTGGTCAGCTGACTCCCATACTTGCTATGACCTCAAGGCTGATAAGAGTTTCAAGATCCCAGACTCTGTTAAAGGTTATGAAAGACTGCTGAACGATTATCCAGAGGCAGTTTTCGTGATCGAAGAAGCAACAACAGGATAGGAGACTACCTTCTCACTAACAAGAGAGAGGTGTATGTCTTACCTCCTTGTAGATCCAAAGAAGCCAGGAAGTATCATTTTAGCTCCGGGGCAAAGAGCGATAGTCTAGATGCCAAGGCGATTGCTCTTACCTTCAAGGAACATCCCTCTTACTGTCTCAAGGCAAGATATTCAGGAGTCGGAGCAAAGATCACTAAACTGGTGACTATGTACAGCATTGTATCCAAAATTCATAGTCAACAGTGCAACAGATTGTATTCAGTCCTACTGAGGTATTTCCCGGAATACTTGCACATTATGGATAAGCAGTACAGATCAAATACCTCCTTGAGGATTCTTAGCATCTGCCCTACGATAACTGAATTTAAGAAAGTTTCGAACGAAGAGCTTAGGAAGATCCTGAACAAAGAGAACTACAGAATGACTAGTATCTTGAGAAAGAAGCTTGACAGGATAAGAAGCGAAGGGATCTCTTGGGGCGATACATCATGTGAGGGGAATCTCATAATGTTCCTGGCAAATCAAATTCTCACCTTGAGAGAGGAACAAGAAAGATTAAGGGGAGAGATGGGAGAGACCCTAGAGAATAGTCCATACAGGATCATTCTTTCTATTCCAGGTGTGAAGGCTGTAATAGGCTCATACATAGTAAAGGCCTATCTCACACATGATTTCAGAAGCTACCAGGAGATGCAGAAATACGCTGGAACTATTCCCTTCCTCTTTCAAAGTGGCAGAAAGTCAATAATGCTGATGAGAAAGAAATGCGACAAAGACCTAAGAAACATGATTCACATCGCAGCTTTCGCTTCTCTGAA encodes:
- a CDS encoding transposase — encoded protein: MYVLPPCRSKEARKYHFSSGAKSDSLDAKAIALTFKEHPSYCLKARYSGVGAKITKLVTMYSIVSKIHSQQCNRLYSVLLRYFPEYLHIMDKQYRSNTSLRILSICPTITEFKKVSNEELRKILNKENYRMTSILRKKLDRIRSEGISWGDTSCEGNLIMFLANQILTLREEQERLRGEMGETLENSPYRIILSIPGVKAVIGSYIVKAYLTHDFRSYQEMQKYAGTIPFLFQSGRKSIMLMRKKCDKDLRNMIHIAAFASLKTCGWARNYYKRKRKEGKTYGHALRALGNIILKIAFSMLSKMKEYDETLFLNAKGINTTQQNNTIIPEAFTNPEYSQDAHPSLAATKDVVENLNVT
- a CDS encoding IS110 family transposase, with protein sequence MKEQSGMIVGIDWSADSHTCYDLKADKSFKIPDSVKGYERLLNDYPEAVFVIEEATTG